From a single Theropithecus gelada isolate Dixy chromosome 10, Tgel_1.0, whole genome shotgun sequence genomic region:
- the ZDHHC8 gene encoding probable palmitoyltransferase ZDHHC8 isoform X2 codes for MPRSPGTRLKPAKYIPVATAAALLVGSSTLFFVFTCPWLTRAVSPAVPVYNGIIFLFVLANFSMATFMDPGVFPRADEDEDKEDDFRAPLYKNVDVRGIQVRMKWCATCHFYRPPRCSHCSVCDNCVEDFDHHCPWVNNCIGRRNYRYFFLFLLSLSAHMVGVVAFGLVYVLNHAEGLGAAHTTITMAVMCVAGLFFIPVIGLTGFHVVLVTRGRTTNEQVTGKFRGGVNPFTRGCCGNVEHVLCSPLAPRYVVEPPRLPLAVSLKPPFLRPELLDRAAPLKVKLSDNGLKAGLGRSKSKGSLDRLDEKPLDLGPPLPPKIEAGTFSSDLQTPRPGSAESALSVQRTSPPTPAMYKFRPAFPTGPKAPFCGPGEQVPGPDSLTLGDDSIRSLDFVSEPSLDLPDYGPGGLHAAYPPSPPLSASDAFSGALRSLSLKASSRRGGDHVALQPLRSEGGPPTPHRSIFAPHALPNRNGSLSYDSLLNPGSPGGHACPAHPAVGVAGYHSPYLHPGATGDPPRPLPRSFSPVLGPRPREPSPVRYDNLSRTIMASIQERKDREERERLLRSQADSLFGDSGVYDAPSSYSLQQASVLSEGPRGSTLRYGSRDDLVAGPGFGGARNPALQTSLSSLSSSVSRAPRTSSSSLQADQASSNAPGPRPSSGSHRSPARQGLPSPPGTPHSPSYAGPKAVAFIHTDLPEPPPSLAVQRDHPQLKTPPSKLNGQSLGLARLGPATGPSGPSASPTRHTLVKKVSGVGGTTYEISV; via the exons ATGCCCCGCAGCCCCGGGACGCGCCTCAAACCCGCCAAGTACATCCCGGTGGCCACGGCCGCTGCGCTGCTGGTCGGCTCCAGCACCCTCTTCTTCGTGTTCAC GTGCCCATGGTTGACACGAGCTGTGTCCCCAGCTGTTCCCGTCTACAATGGCATCATCTTCCTCTTTGTCCTCGCCAACTTCAGCATGGCCACCTTCATGGACCCTGGTGTTTTCCCCCGAG CGGATGAGGATGAGGACAAGGAGGACGACTTCCGGGCCCCACTGTACAAGAACGTGGATGTGCGAGGTATCCAGGTCCGCATGAAGTGGTGCGCCACGTGCCACTTCTACCGCCCGCCGCGCTGCTCCCACTGCAGCGTCTGTGACAACTGTGTAGAG GACTTTGACCACCACTGCCCCTGGGTCAACAATTGCATCGGGCGTCGAAACTATCGCTACTTCTTCCTGTTCCTGCTGTCACTCAGCGCACACATGGTGGGTGTCGTGGCCTTTGGCCTGGTCTACGTGCTGAACCACGCTGAGGGGCTAGGAGCCGCACACACCACCATCAC CATGGCTGTCATGTGTGTGGCTGGCCTCTTCTTCATCCCTGTCATTGGCCTCActggcttccatgtggtgctgGTCACTCGGGGGCGCACCACCAACGAGCAG GTGACTGGGAAGTTCCGCGGGGGTGTGAACCCTTTCACCCGAGGCTGCTGTGGGAATGTGGAGCACGTGCTGTGCAGCCCCCTGGCGCCCCG GTACGTGGTGGAGCCGCCCCGGCTGCCGCTCGCGGTGAGTTTGAAGCCGCCTTTCCTTAGACCTGAACTCCTGGACCGAGCTGCACCGCTCAAGGTCAAGCTTAGTGACAACGGGCTGAAGGCTGGCCTGGGCCGTAGCAAG TCCAAGGGCAGCCTGGACCGGCTGGATGAGAAGCCGCTGGACTTGGGGCCACCACTGCCCCCCAAGATAGAGGCTGGCACGTTCAGCAGTGACCTGCAGACCCCGCGCCCAGGCAGTGCTG AGAGTGCCCTGTCGGTGCAGAGGACCAGCCCCCCGACGCCTGCCATGTACAAGTTTAGGCCGGCCTTCCCCACAGGTCCCAAGGCGCCCTTCTGTGGACCAGGCGAGCAG GTTCCAGGCCCTGATTCCCTGACCCTGGGGGATGACAGCATCCGTAGCCTGGACTTTGTGTCCGAGCCGAGCCTGGACCTCCCTGACTATGGACCCGGGGGCCTGCACGCAGCCTACCCTCCATCCCCCCCGCTCAGCGCCTCTGATGCCTTCTCGGGCGCTTTGCGTTCCCTGAGCCTCAAGGCCTCGAGCCGGCGGGGTGGGGACCATGTGGCCCTGCAGCCCCTCCGCTCTGAGGGTGGGCCCCCCACGCCCCACCGTAGCATCTTTGCCCCCCATGCACTGCCCAACCGCAACGGCAGCCTGTCCTACGACAGCCTGCTCAACCCTGGCTCACCTGGTGGCCACGCCTGCCCCGCCCATCCAGCAGTTGGCGTGGCCGGATACCACTCACCCTACCTGCACCCTGGGGCGACGGGCGACCCGCCACGGCCCCTGCCCCGCAGCTTCAGCCCCGTGCTGGGCCCCAGGCCCCGGGAGCCCTCACCTGTGCGCTACGACAACCTGTCCAGGACCATCATGGCATCCATCCAGGAGCGCAAGGACAGGGAGGAGCGTGAGCGCCTGCTGCGCTCCCAGGCCGACTCTCTCTTCGGCGACTCAGGCGTCTATGACGCGCCCAGCTCCTACAGTCTGCAGCAGGCCAGTGTGCTGTCCGAGGGCCCCCGAGGTTCCACGCTGCGCTACGGCTCCAGAGACGACCTTGTGGCTGGGCCCGGCTTTGGCGGCGCCCGCAACCCTGCCCTGCAGACATCACTGTCCTCGCTGTCCAGCTCCGTGAGCCGTGCACCGCGGACGTCGTCCTCCTCCCTGCAGGCTGATCAGGCCAGCAGCAACGCCCCGGGGCCCCGGCCCAGCAGTGGCTCACATAGGTCGCCTGCACGCCAGGGCCTGCCCTCCCCGCCCGGCACTCCCCATTCACCGTCCTACGCAGGCCCCAAAGCTGTCGCCTTCATCCACACGGACCTCCCAGAGCCACCGCCCTCGCTGGCCGTGCAGAG GGACCACCCTCAGCTGAAGACTCCCCCAAGTAAGCTTAATGGGCAGTCCCTGGGCCTGGCCCGGCTGGGACCTGCCACCGGCCCCTCAGGGCCCTCTGCCAGCCCTACAAGGCACACGCTGGTTAAGAAGGTATCCGGCGTGGGTGGGACCACGTACGAGATCTCGGTGTGA
- the ZDHHC8 gene encoding probable palmitoyltransferase ZDHHC8 isoform X1: MPRSPGTRLKPAKYIPVATAAALLVGSSTLFFVFTCPWLTRAVSPAVPVYNGIIFLFVLANFSMATFMDPGVFPRADEDEDKEDDFRAPLYKNVDVRGIQVRMKWCATCHFYRPPRCSHCSVCDNCVEDFDHHCPWVNNCIGRRNYRYFFLFLLSLSAHMVGVVAFGLVYVLNHAEGLGAAHTTITMAVMCVAGLFFIPVIGLTGFHVVLVTRGRTTNEQVTGKFRGGVNPFTRGCCGNVEHVLCSPLAPRYVVEPPRLPLAVSLKPPFLRPELLDRAAPLKVKLSDNGLKAGLGRSKSKGSLDRLDEKPLDLGPPLPPKIEAGTFSSDLQTPRPGSAESALSVQRTSPPTPAMYKFRPAFPTGPKAPFCGPGEQVPGPDSLTLGDDSIRSLDFVSEPSLDLPDYGPGGLHAAYPPSPPLSASDAFSGALRSLSLKASSRRGGDHVALQPLRSEGGPPTPHRSIFAPHALPNRNGSLSYDSLLNPGSPGGHACPAHPAVGVAGYHSPYLHPGATGDPPRPLPRSFSPVLGPRPREPSPVRYDNLSRTIMASIQERKDREERERLLRSQADSLFGDSGVYDAPSSYSLQQASVLSEGPRGSTLRYGSRDDLVAGPGFGGARNPALQTSLSSLSSSVSRAPRTSSSSLQADQASSNAPGPRPSSGSHRSPARQGLPSPPGTPHSPSYAGPKAVAFIHTDLPEPPPSLAVQRGRIGTCTRGWGRRGQPWVPPGLHLCHLGRPEDRPPLRAPWSPAAGAAPRGAMCRLHLAASSLFPSLSGP, translated from the exons ATGCCCCGCAGCCCCGGGACGCGCCTCAAACCCGCCAAGTACATCCCGGTGGCCACGGCCGCTGCGCTGCTGGTCGGCTCCAGCACCCTCTTCTTCGTGTTCAC GTGCCCATGGTTGACACGAGCTGTGTCCCCAGCTGTTCCCGTCTACAATGGCATCATCTTCCTCTTTGTCCTCGCCAACTTCAGCATGGCCACCTTCATGGACCCTGGTGTTTTCCCCCGAG CGGATGAGGATGAGGACAAGGAGGACGACTTCCGGGCCCCACTGTACAAGAACGTGGATGTGCGAGGTATCCAGGTCCGCATGAAGTGGTGCGCCACGTGCCACTTCTACCGCCCGCCGCGCTGCTCCCACTGCAGCGTCTGTGACAACTGTGTAGAG GACTTTGACCACCACTGCCCCTGGGTCAACAATTGCATCGGGCGTCGAAACTATCGCTACTTCTTCCTGTTCCTGCTGTCACTCAGCGCACACATGGTGGGTGTCGTGGCCTTTGGCCTGGTCTACGTGCTGAACCACGCTGAGGGGCTAGGAGCCGCACACACCACCATCAC CATGGCTGTCATGTGTGTGGCTGGCCTCTTCTTCATCCCTGTCATTGGCCTCActggcttccatgtggtgctgGTCACTCGGGGGCGCACCACCAACGAGCAG GTGACTGGGAAGTTCCGCGGGGGTGTGAACCCTTTCACCCGAGGCTGCTGTGGGAATGTGGAGCACGTGCTGTGCAGCCCCCTGGCGCCCCG GTACGTGGTGGAGCCGCCCCGGCTGCCGCTCGCGGTGAGTTTGAAGCCGCCTTTCCTTAGACCTGAACTCCTGGACCGAGCTGCACCGCTCAAGGTCAAGCTTAGTGACAACGGGCTGAAGGCTGGCCTGGGCCGTAGCAAG TCCAAGGGCAGCCTGGACCGGCTGGATGAGAAGCCGCTGGACTTGGGGCCACCACTGCCCCCCAAGATAGAGGCTGGCACGTTCAGCAGTGACCTGCAGACCCCGCGCCCAGGCAGTGCTG AGAGTGCCCTGTCGGTGCAGAGGACCAGCCCCCCGACGCCTGCCATGTACAAGTTTAGGCCGGCCTTCCCCACAGGTCCCAAGGCGCCCTTCTGTGGACCAGGCGAGCAG GTTCCAGGCCCTGATTCCCTGACCCTGGGGGATGACAGCATCCGTAGCCTGGACTTTGTGTCCGAGCCGAGCCTGGACCTCCCTGACTATGGACCCGGGGGCCTGCACGCAGCCTACCCTCCATCCCCCCCGCTCAGCGCCTCTGATGCCTTCTCGGGCGCTTTGCGTTCCCTGAGCCTCAAGGCCTCGAGCCGGCGGGGTGGGGACCATGTGGCCCTGCAGCCCCTCCGCTCTGAGGGTGGGCCCCCCACGCCCCACCGTAGCATCTTTGCCCCCCATGCACTGCCCAACCGCAACGGCAGCCTGTCCTACGACAGCCTGCTCAACCCTGGCTCACCTGGTGGCCACGCCTGCCCCGCCCATCCAGCAGTTGGCGTGGCCGGATACCACTCACCCTACCTGCACCCTGGGGCGACGGGCGACCCGCCACGGCCCCTGCCCCGCAGCTTCAGCCCCGTGCTGGGCCCCAGGCCCCGGGAGCCCTCACCTGTGCGCTACGACAACCTGTCCAGGACCATCATGGCATCCATCCAGGAGCGCAAGGACAGGGAGGAGCGTGAGCGCCTGCTGCGCTCCCAGGCCGACTCTCTCTTCGGCGACTCAGGCGTCTATGACGCGCCCAGCTCCTACAGTCTGCAGCAGGCCAGTGTGCTGTCCGAGGGCCCCCGAGGTTCCACGCTGCGCTACGGCTCCAGAGACGACCTTGTGGCTGGGCCCGGCTTTGGCGGCGCCCGCAACCCTGCCCTGCAGACATCACTGTCCTCGCTGTCCAGCTCCGTGAGCCGTGCACCGCGGACGTCGTCCTCCTCCCTGCAGGCTGATCAGGCCAGCAGCAACGCCCCGGGGCCCCGGCCCAGCAGTGGCTCACATAGGTCGCCTGCACGCCAGGGCCTGCCCTCCCCGCCCGGCACTCCCCATTCACCGTCCTACGCAGGCCCCAAAGCTGTCGCCTTCATCCACACGGACCTCCCAGAGCCACCGCCCTCGCTGGCCGTGCAGAG